One stretch of Streptomyces agglomeratus DNA includes these proteins:
- a CDS encoding STAS domain-containing protein produces MNDTFQLGVRATGPDTCRITLAGDLDVATAPELREAVHAAAAGHRQVVVDCGGLTFCDCSGLNAMLGAARTARAGGSDLLLCAVPRSLARLLQLSHTTSAFTIETERADAR; encoded by the coding sequence GTGAACGACACGTTCCAGCTGGGCGTCCGCGCCACCGGACCCGACACCTGCCGGATCACCCTGGCGGGGGATCTCGACGTCGCCACCGCGCCGGAGCTCAGGGAAGCCGTCCACGCCGCTGCGGCGGGCCACCGGCAGGTCGTGGTGGACTGCGGCGGCCTGACCTTCTGCGACTGCTCGGGTCTGAACGCCATGCTGGGCGCCGCACGGACCGCCAGAGCCGGCGGAAGCGACCTGCTGCTGTGCGCCGTCCCCCGCTCGCTGGCCCGGCTGCTGCAGCTGTCCCACACCACGAGCGCGTTCACGATCGAAACGGAGCGGGCCGACGCGCGGTAG